The window CGTGTTCCCGGGGACGAATTCAGAACACGAAACGAAACGTGCGCTCGAAGCCAGTGGCGTCGACGTCACGCTCGTCCGTTCCGACGATAAAACGGACGTGGCGAAAAAGGCCGACGGCTACGTCCTTCCCGGGGGATTCGCGCACGAGGATCGTATCCGCGCCGGAGCGGTTGCCGCGCACGATCGCGCGATGGATGTCGTCATCGAGGCGGCTGAAAAAGGCAAGCCCGTGCTAGGTATTTGCAACGGCGCGCAGGTTTTGCTCGAGTCCGGTCTCGTTCCGGGAACGTCGAAAATTCGCCGTCCGAGCGCTGCGTTTGCGCCGAATATTCCCGGCGGTCGCTTCCGCTCCGTTCACGTCCACATGCGGTTGGTGATTCCGCCGTCACGTAGCGCGCTTTTGGCCGCACTTCCGAACGAAGCCGTCATTCCCGCGTGGGTTTCGCACGGCGAAGGCCGCCTTGCCGCCTCATTCGAGGAGCTGGCGCACATCGAGCTCGATCATCTCGCATTCGTCTACAGCGACGCAAACGGCGATGTGACGCCCGATGCCACTCCGAACGGTTCCGCACTGGGTGCCGCGGGCCTCATTAATAAAGCCGGCAATGTGCTCGCGATCATGCCGCACCCGGAACGTGACGCGTGGGCGTTCATGCACCGCTACGATCTCGTTCACGCGAAGACGGCGGAAGAAGCATTGCGCCCATCCGGTGGGATTGAGCTCATCCGAAGTTTCGCGAAAGCCTTCGCGTGATCGAACACGCTTTCGAGATACGTCTTGCGATACCGGACAACGAAGCCTCCACGGCGCTCGCGACGCTCCGGCGTCTGGGCATCGCATGCGCGGGGATCGCACGAACGGATATTCATGTTTTCGGTCTTGACGACGGCTCGAGCGCAATCGATCTCGAAACGCAGCTCAAGACGATCGCGACGATTTTCAATCCCAATAAGCACCGTCTAGGGACGCGTGAAGAGCCGCGCCCACGCGCGGGTGAAGTCTGGATATCTTCGGCCGACGTCCCGCCTGTGCACGAGCGCGTCATGATCGGCGGCGTCGAGCTGCGCGGCGTCCGCACGGCTTGGAGGGCTACCTCCTGGCGTCTCTTAGACAGCGCGGGGAAGGACGTTCCAGAACCGATCCTGGACCAAGCCGTTGAAACGCTTCTCTGCAATCCCGCGTTCCAACGAGCAATCAAATCATGATAATGACGCCTGAATTAAGCCCACTCAATGCCGATCCCATCGTCGGTAGACCTTACACGATCGCGACGCTCGGATCGCACTCCGCGCTTCAGATTCTCAAGGGCGCGCACGACGAGGGCTTCCGCACGCTCGCCGTTGCGAATCGCGAGACGGAACGGCTTTATCGTTCCTTCGCGTTCGTCGACGAAGTGATCGGGATCAACGAGTATTCCGACTTCATGGGAATCGTTCCCGAGTTGGAACGCCGAAAGGTCATCATCGTTCCGCACGGTTCGTTCGTCGCGTACCTTTCGCTCGAAGAGCACAAGCGCATGCGCATCCCATACTTTGGCAACAAAGCGGTTTTGGATTGGGAAGCGAGCCGCGAGCTGCAACGCGATTGGCTCTCGCGCGCAGGTTTGAATCTTCCGCGTCAATTCCGCACGGGTGCCGAAATCGATCGGCCCGTCATCGTCAAGTTATACGGCGCGCAAGGCGGGCGCGGATACATGTTCCTACGCGACGCGCAGGATTTTGAAGAGCGCGCAAGCATGCTCGCGAAGCGCAATTATGTTCTTCAGGAATACATCATCGGCGTTCCGTTCTATATCCACTATTTTTTCTCGCCGCTGAGCGGCAAGCTCGAAATCATGTCGATGGACCGGCGCTACGAGACGAACGTCGACTCGATCGGGCGCATCCCGTCTGCGGCACAAGAAAGCATGGACATCCAGCCGTCCTATGTCGTGGTTGGAAACTCGCCGCTCTCGCTGCGCGAATCGATGCTCGCCGAAGCCTATCGAATGGGTGAAGAAGTCGTGCGCGTATCCCGCGAGATCTGCCCGCCCAAGGGATTGTTCGGCGCATTCTGCATCGAGACGATCATCACGCCGGACGCACAGTTCTACATCATGGAAATCTCGGCGCGTATCGTCGCCGGCACGAATCTTTTCATCGACGGATCACCGTATTCGTACTTGAACTACAGCGAGCCGATGTCGACGGGTCGTCGCATCGCCCGCGAGATCAAGAACGCGCTCTTGGGGAATGCGCTTCACGTCGTCTTAGACGACACCGTTGCATAACCACGACAATAAGACGCTAACGCTCTGCGCGATTGGTAGCCACTCCGCGCTGGAAGTGGCGTCGGGCGCCCGTGCGCAGGGTCTCCGCAATCTTATCGTGGTCGCGAAAGGCCGCGATCAAACCTATACACGCCACTTCAAGCGCGTGATGGGTGCGCAGCCGCGCGGGTGTGTCGACGAGACGCTCGCGGTGGAAACGTTTCCGCAGATCCTCGAGGATCGAATACAAGAAGCCATGTTGGCGCGCAACGTTATCTTCGTTCCGAACCGCTCCTTCGAAGTCTATCTTCGTCAAAAGTTTTCATACGATCAGATCGAGACCGGAATGCGGGTCCCGTTTTTCGGGAGCCGGCGTCTGCTGCGCGCCGAAGAGCGCGATGAACCCAAGAACCAATACGCGATCATGGACGACGCCGGAATTCGCTATCCGCGCCGTTTCCTCTCACCGCGCGACATCGATCGCTTGGTCATGGTCAAAGCACCGCATAAGAAGATCAGCTTCGAGCGCGCGTTTTTTCTGGTGCGCTCGCCCGAGGAATACGAACGCGAGGCTGCGCGCTTGGCCGCGGCGGAGATTCTCGATCCTGCTACTCTCGGGAACGCCGTCATCGAGGAGTACCTGCTCGGGCCGACCGTCAACCTGAATTTCTTTTACTCGCCGATCCTCGGCGAACTGGAACTGATGGGCACGGATACGCGGCGGCAAACCAATGTCGACGGACTGCGCAGCTTGCCGTTCACGCAAGCCCAAGCTCTCGCCGACATTCCGCTGTCAATGGAAGAAGCCGGTCATATCGCGGCGACGCTGACGGAATCGATGCTCGAGCAAGCCTTCGATCTCGGAGAGCGGCTCGTCGTTGCGGCACGCAAGCTCGCGCCACCGGGAATCATCGGACCCTTCGCTTTGCAGTGCGCGATTGTCGCGGGGCCGCCGAAGAGCTTCGTCGTTTACGACGTCTCGCTGCGTATCCCGGGATCACCTGGGACGCGTTACACGCCGTATTCGTCTTATCGCTGGGGCCGCGATGTCTCCGTCGGCGAACGCATCGCGATGGAGATCGTGATGGCGCGCGACGCGGGTTCTCTCGAGAAGGTCCTTACCTAAGAGGCGAGGACTCGTGACCGAGCCAGATCGCGACGCGTCGCGCGCTGGCGGCGCCGCGTTCGGTGCGGATCTTCGCGTAGACGGTGCGCAGTGCGTTTAGCGAGCGTGCGATCCACGGATCGCGTGGATAGTGACGTTGCCAATCGCGAATCGCATCTTCTGTAAACGCGAGCGAATCGATCACAGCCATCGAGTCGGCACCTTGATCGAGATGAAGGCCGGCGTCTTTGATCGTGTTGGAGATGCCGAGAATGCTCATCTTCATCCGGCCGAAATATTCGTCGGCCGGGGCGAGGTCGGAAAAATGCTGGGCGGCGACCGGCGTGCTTGCGAGAAGCACGAACAATACGCCAAGAAAACCGATGCGTGTATGCACGGGCGCCAACTCCTTGGACCAGAGACCACTTGATTATGACTGCGGACCGAGCACCCAGTAATGAGAGAAGCCTAAGAATTTCCGGCGCAAGTGTTTAGCTCGTGTTAGGATCGTAGCCGGTCGGCGCGAGGATGACGCAGCCGGACCCCTAAAGTCGTCCTCGTGGCCGTGGGAACTCTCACGCGGCCGGCGACGGTCGTCATCATCGACTTCGGCGCGCAGTACGCGCAGCTGATTGCGCGCCGTGTCCGCGAAGCAAACGTCTATTCCGAGATCGTCCCGTTCGATACGCCGTGGGAAGAGATTCAGCGCCGCGAACCGGCCGCGATCATTCTGACCGGCGGTCCGGAAAGCACGCTTGCTTCCGACGCTCTTGGCGTCGATGCGAAAATTTGGGAAAGCGGTCTGCCGATTCTCGGCATCTGTTACGGCCTTCAGCTCATGGCGCGTGACCTAGGAGGGAAGCTCGAGCCTCTTGCGCACCGCGAATATGGTCCGGCGATGCTCGTCGTCGACGCCCGAGAGTCGCCGCTGCTGGGCGCCGTACCCACCGAGTCGCGGGTCTGGATGTCGCACGGCGACAGTGTCACCCAGGTTCCGTCCGGTTTCCGGCCTTTGGCGCATACCGAGCGTTGCGCCGTCGCTGCAATGGGCGACGAGCGCCGGCGTATGTACGCCGTGCAGTTCCATCCCGAAGTCTTTCACACCGACGCCGGCAAGACGGTATTCGAGAATTTCCTGCACGAGATCGCGCGCATTCCACCCGACTGGAAGATGGAGTCGTTCGTCGACCGTTCCGTCGCCGAGATTCGCGAGCGCGTCGGCAATGCGCAAGTGCTCTGTGCGCTTTCCGGGGGCGTCGATTCAGCCGTGGCGGCGACGCTCGTTGCGAAGGCGATCGGCAAGCAGTTGACGTGCGTGTTCGTGGATCACGGTTTGCTGCGAAAGAACGAGGCACGGGACGTCGTCGCAGCGTTTCGCGATCTCTTGCACCTGAGCGTCGTTCACGTCGACGCTTCGAAGCGGTTTCTCGAGCGTCTGCGCGATATCGTTGACCCTGAAGAGAAGCGTATTCGCATCGGCCACGAGTTCATCGCCGTCTTCGAAGAAGAGTCGAAGAAGATTCCCGGTGTCAAGTACCTGGTACAGGGCACGCTCTACCCCGACGTGATCGAATCGAAGACACCGAACTCCAAAGCCGGACACAAAATCAAATCGCACCACAACGTCGGTGGATTGCCCGAGCGCATGGAGCTCGAATTGATCGAGCCGCTACGCCTGTTATTCAAGGATGAAGTGCGCGCGGTCGGACGGGTCTTGGGCTTACCGGCGGGAATCGTCG of the Candidatus Baltobacteraceae bacterium genome contains:
- a CDS encoding DUF1297 domain-containing protein, with product MHNHDNKTLTLCAIGSHSALEVASGARAQGLRNLIVVAKGRDQTYTRHFKRVMGAQPRGCVDETLAVETFPQILEDRIQEAMLARNVIFVPNRSFEVYLRQKFSYDQIETGMRVPFFGSRRLLRAEERDEPKNQYAIMDDAGIRYPRRFLSPRDIDRLVMVKAPHKKISFERAFFLVRSPEEYEREAARLAAAEILDPATLGNAVIEEYLLGPTVNLNFFYSPILGELELMGTDTRRQTNVDGLRSLPFTQAQALADIPLSMEEAGHIAATLTESMLEQAFDLGERLVVAARKLAPPGIIGPFALQCAIVAGPPKSFVVYDVSLRIPGSPGTRYTPYSSYRWGRDVSVGERIAMEIVMARDAGSLEKVLT
- a CDS encoding formate--phosphoribosylaminoimidazolecarboxamide ligase, whose translation is MTPELSPLNADPIVGRPYTIATLGSHSALQILKGAHDEGFRTLAVANRETERLYRSFAFVDEVIGINEYSDFMGIVPELERRKVIIVPHGSFVAYLSLEEHKRMRIPYFGNKAVLDWEASRELQRDWLSRAGLNLPRQFRTGAEIDRPVIVKLYGAQGGRGYMFLRDAQDFEERASMLAKRNYVLQEYIIGVPFYIHYFFSPLSGKLEIMSMDRRYETNVDSIGRIPSAAQESMDIQPSYVVVGNSPLSLRESMLAEAYRMGEEVVRVSREICPPKGLFGAFCIETIITPDAQFYIMEISARIVAGTNLFIDGSPYSYLNYSEPMSTGRRIAREIKNALLGNALHVVLDDTVA
- the guaA gene encoding glutamine-hydrolyzing GMP synthase; amino-acid sequence: MGTLTRPATVVIIDFGAQYAQLIARRVREANVYSEIVPFDTPWEEIQRREPAAIILTGGPESTLASDALGVDAKIWESGLPILGICYGLQLMARDLGGKLEPLAHREYGPAMLVVDARESPLLGAVPTESRVWMSHGDSVTQVPSGFRPLAHTERCAVAAMGDERRRMYAVQFHPEVFHTDAGKTVFENFLHEIARIPPDWKMESFVDRSVAEIRERVGNAQVLCALSGGVDSAVAATLVAKAIGKQLTCVFVDHGLLRKNEARDVVAAFRDLLHLSVVHVDASKRFLERLRDIVDPEEKRIRIGHEFIAVFEEESKKIPGVKYLVQGTLYPDVIESKTPNSKAGHKIKSHHNVGGLPERMELELIEPLRLLFKDEVRAVGRVLGLPAGIVERQPFPGPGLAVRVLGAIDRERLETVREADFIVTTEIEAATLNPKPWQYFAVLTPLRSVGVMGDGRTYANLVAVRAIVSEDGMTADWARLPHELLERISSRIVNEVPGVNRVAYDITSKPPATVEWE
- the purQ gene encoding phosphoribosylformylglycinamidine synthase I — translated: MKPKVVVYVFPGTNSEHETKRALEASGVDVTLVRSDDKTDVAKKADGYVLPGGFAHEDRIRAGAVAAHDRAMDVVIEAAEKGKPVLGICNGAQVLLESGLVPGTSKIRRPSAAFAPNIPGGRFRSVHVHMRLVIPPSRSALLAALPNEAVIPAWVSHGEGRLAASFEELAHIELDHLAFVYSDANGDVTPDATPNGSALGAAGLINKAGNVLAIMPHPERDAWAFMHRYDLVHAKTAEEALRPSGGIELIRSFAKAFA